A part of Acidobacteriota bacterium genomic DNA contains:
- the rnc gene encoding ribonuclease III, with protein sequence MAERHSDAAPPIEVFRSVSSIETEVVRGLLTSHGIESAVLSALSPSVFPLNVGHAQFRVCVAAPAAGRARDLIAAHLDEAAAAEVRRLSETLGPLEARIGYRFRDLGLLEHALTHRSRAHEDASGGVIDNESLEFLGDAVLGFAIADMLFARFPTHSEGYKSKVKAGIVSSASLARLALQIDLGRYVLLGRGEEKTGGRKKLAILADAFEALIAAVYLDGGIEAARAFIASLFAPLIAAGGEQAADAAFTEDWKSALQEWLQAHGRGLPQYRLVAAEGPDHRKQFAIEVLVGSTVAGRATGRSKKDAEQAAAREALAALTGGSPGAAST encoded by the coding sequence ATGGCTGAGCGGCACTCGGACGCGGCGCCGCCGATCGAGGTCTTCCGCAGCGTGTCGTCGATCGAGACCGAGGTCGTTCGCGGCTTGCTGACGTCGCACGGCATCGAATCCGCGGTGCTGTCGGCGCTGTCGCCGTCCGTGTTCCCGCTGAACGTCGGTCATGCGCAGTTCCGCGTGTGTGTCGCGGCACCGGCTGCCGGCCGGGCCCGCGACCTGATCGCCGCCCACCTCGACGAGGCCGCGGCCGCCGAGGTGCGTCGCCTCAGCGAGACGCTCGGGCCGCTCGAAGCTCGCATCGGGTACCGGTTTCGCGATCTGGGACTGCTGGAGCACGCGCTCACGCATCGATCGCGCGCGCACGAGGATGCGTCGGGGGGCGTCATCGACAACGAGTCGCTCGAATTCCTCGGCGACGCCGTGCTCGGCTTCGCGATCGCCGACATGCTCTTCGCGCGGTTTCCCACCCACAGCGAAGGCTACAAGTCCAAGGTCAAGGCGGGGATCGTCTCGTCTGCGTCGCTCGCGCGGCTCGCCCTGCAGATCGACCTGGGCCGGTACGTCCTGCTCGGGCGGGGCGAGGAGAAGACGGGCGGGCGCAAGAAGCTGGCGATTCTCGCCGACGCGTTCGAGGCACTGATCGCCGCCGTCTATCTCGACGGCGGCATCGAGGCGGCTCGTGCGTTCATCGCGTCGCTCTTCGCGCCGCTCATCGCGGCTGGCGGCGAACAAGCGGCCGACGCGGCGTTCACCGAGGACTGGAAGTCGGCGCTGCAGGAGTGGCTGCAGGCGCACGGCCGCGGGTTGCCGCAGTACCGGCTGGTCGCGGCCGAGGGGCCCGATCACCGCAAGCAGTTCGCCATCGAGGTCCTCGTGGGCAGCACTGTTGCCGGCCGCGCGACGGGTCGATCCAAGAAAGACGCCGAGCAGGCGGCCGCGCGCGAAGCGTTGGCGGCGCTCACGGGCGGCTCGCCCGGCGCGGCGTCGACCTGA
- a CDS encoding SpoIIE family protein phosphatase, producing MRRLLARFSYMPRDTEEAPDSPTAALPTRSHYSLALLHSLPGRLLVLSVVVLLILTVARQLVILPAFLELLRRVVSLTAIGAGGVLVVLGATRYRRALLWRVRRKLILSYIFIGVVPLVLVLAFALTGSMLLYITVTSYVFGDGLRDLTAEVQQIAESAAIEIGRTPGASQAVIDAAHGAIVTRYPQVSLAVVGRANGTPLSAGRWQHAAPPAIVPAWVIKRHDFVGRLVTPMPVSPSQPRIVVRAVSPAPDMRTFVVVDLPIDDDVLAKLEERTGTTIGGISAPDCGAPAPPDGAAATGSAWSLFRETVAILDCTRWADGATGTLSINVVAPIGRLADRMASIEATNIQAAVGLSWWSIFVNLLIALGVLFLLIQGSAAFMGGMLARSITSAVHELFLGTERVQQGDFAHRIRIESRDQLGDLADSFNRMSSSIEFLLHVQREKQRLDDELRIARDIQKSLLPVRPPQMAGVEVADFCEPAREVGGDYYDFFQLGPRQLAVLMADVSGKGTSAALYMAELKGLVLALSETVRSPRRLLIELNRLLAEHLDNRSFITMTYLVLDLEARTLTAARAGHTPLIVVTGGEPTVIAPDGMVLGLRLPGAEARFAQVLDEHTRPIRPGDLIVLFTDGVTEAMDQDGEMFGDEALARVVRAHAALDAAAIRERVVRDVKAFVGEAEPHDDMTLVVLRIEPDGEAHG from the coding sequence GTGAGACGGCTGCTCGCGCGCTTCAGCTACATGCCCCGGGACACGGAGGAAGCGCCCGATAGCCCGACCGCCGCGTTGCCCACGCGGTCGCACTACTCGCTCGCGCTGCTGCACTCGCTGCCCGGCCGGCTGCTCGTGCTGTCGGTCGTCGTGCTGCTGATCCTGACCGTCGCGCGCCAGCTCGTCATCCTTCCGGCCTTTCTCGAGCTGCTGCGCCGTGTCGTCTCGCTGACGGCGATCGGTGCGGGCGGTGTGCTCGTCGTGCTCGGCGCAACGCGCTATCGGCGCGCGCTGCTGTGGCGGGTCCGGCGCAAGCTGATTCTCTCCTACATCTTCATCGGGGTCGTTCCGCTGGTGCTCGTGCTCGCGTTCGCGCTGACGGGCAGCATGCTGCTGTACATCACCGTCACGTCGTACGTGTTCGGCGACGGGCTTCGCGACCTCACCGCCGAAGTGCAGCAGATCGCGGAGAGCGCGGCCATCGAGATCGGCCGCACGCCCGGCGCGTCCCAGGCGGTGATCGACGCCGCGCATGGCGCGATCGTCACGCGCTACCCGCAGGTGTCGCTCGCCGTCGTTGGGCGGGCGAATGGCACGCCGCTCTCGGCAGGGCGGTGGCAGCACGCGGCGCCGCCGGCGATCGTGCCCGCGTGGGTGATCAAGCGGCACGATTTCGTGGGCCGCCTCGTCACGCCGATGCCGGTGTCACCATCGCAGCCGCGAATCGTCGTGCGGGCCGTTTCCCCGGCGCCCGACATGCGGACGTTCGTCGTCGTCGATCTTCCGATTGACGACGACGTGCTCGCGAAGCTCGAAGAGCGCACCGGCACGACGATTGGAGGCATCAGCGCGCCCGACTGCGGCGCACCGGCGCCTCCGGATGGCGCGGCGGCGACGGGCAGCGCGTGGTCGCTGTTTCGCGAGACCGTCGCCATCCTGGATTGCACCCGGTGGGCGGACGGCGCCACCGGCACGCTCTCGATCAACGTCGTCGCCCCGATCGGCCGGTTGGCGGATCGCATGGCGTCGATCGAGGCGACCAATATCCAGGCGGCCGTCGGCTTGAGCTGGTGGTCGATCTTCGTGAACCTGCTGATCGCGCTCGGGGTGCTGTTCCTCCTCATCCAGGGCTCGGCGGCGTTCATGGGCGGCATGCTGGCGCGCTCGATCACGTCGGCGGTTCACGAGCTGTTCCTCGGCACGGAGCGGGTGCAGCAGGGGGACTTCGCCCATCGGATCCGGATCGAATCGCGCGACCAGCTCGGCGACCTGGCCGACTCGTTCAACCGGATGAGCAGCAGCATCGAGTTCCTGCTGCACGTCCAGCGCGAGAAGCAGCGGCTCGACGACGAGCTGCGGATCGCGCGCGACATTCAGAAGTCGCTCTTGCCGGTGCGGCCGCCTCAAATGGCGGGTGTCGAGGTCGCGGACTTCTGCGAGCCGGCGCGGGAAGTCGGCGGCGACTACTACGATTTCTTCCAGCTCGGGCCGCGGCAGCTCGCCGTGCTGATGGCCGACGTGTCGGGCAAGGGGACGTCCGCCGCGCTCTACATGGCCGAGCTGAAGGGGCTCGTGCTCGCCCTGAGCGAGACCGTCCGGTCGCCGCGGCGGCTGCTGATCGAGCTGAATCGCCTGCTCGCGGAGCACTTGGACAATCGCAGCTTCATCACGATGACCTACCTGGTGCTGGATCTCGAGGCGCGGACCCTGACCGCTGCGCGGGCGGGGCACACGCCGCTGATCGTCGTCACAGGGGGCGAGCCGACGGTCATCGCCCCGGACGGCATGGTGCTCGGGCTGCGGCTGCCCGGCGCCGAGGCGCGCTTCGCGCAGGTGCTCGACGAGCACACGCGGCCGATCCGGCCGGGAGATCTCATCGTGCTCTTCACGGATGGCGTCACTGAGGCGATGGACCAGGACGGCGAGATGTTCGGCGACGAGGCACTCGCGAGGGTCGTGCGCGCCCATGCCGCGCTCGACGCCGCGGCGATCCGCGAGCGCGTCGTGCGCGACGTGAAAGCGTTCGTGGGCGAGGCCGAGCCGCACGACGACATGACCCTCGTCGTGCTCAGGATCGAGCCTGACGGGGAGGCCCATGGCTGA